A stretch of Myroides oncorhynchi DNA encodes these proteins:
- a CDS encoding DUF6266 family protein: MAEIKQGILGPVNGKIGTVVGVTWRGVNYIRAKPRKSSKKPSMKQLLQWDKMSLVSTFASKFKDFVNANCPPVLKGKKWIAGKEQMISRLMTQGINLINGEQHVKVEEALLSIGNLAPAVIKKINRLKTG; the protein is encoded by the coding sequence ATGGCAGAAATCAAACAGGGTATACTAGGTCCCGTAAATGGTAAGATAGGAACAGTAGTTGGAGTAACGTGGAGAGGAGTAAATTACATCCGCGCTAAACCTCGTAAATCAAGCAAAAAACCATCAATGAAGCAATTACTCCAATGGGATAAGATGAGCCTAGTATCAACGTTTGCAAGTAAATTCAAGGATTTTGTCAATGCAAATTGTCCACCTGTGCTGAAGGGAAAAAAATGGATAGCAGGTAAGGAACAAATGATCTCTAGACTAATGACACAAGGCATCAATTTAATCAATGGGGAACAACATGTCAAAGTAGAAGAAGCTTTATTATCTATCGGCAACCTCGCCCCTGCAGTAATTAAAAAGATTAATCGTCTAAAGACTGGCTAG
- a CDS encoding putative quinol monooxygenase: MEKFVVAQFYIKPEYINEFRTLTSALIKHTRLEAGNIAYNLYQDVEDDTHFVFNEKFKDQASFDTHTQTAHFTTFINAVGHTYVKDPIIEIIK; encoded by the coding sequence ATGGAAAAATTTGTAGTTGCACAGTTTTATATCAAACCTGAATACATCAATGAATTCAGAACGTTGACTAGTGCATTAATCAAGCACACTAGACTAGAAGCGGGTAATATAGCGTATAATTTATATCAAGATGTAGAGGATGATACTCATTTTGTGTTCAATGAGAAATTTAAAGATCAAGCTAGCTTTGATACTCATACGCAGACAGCACATTTCACTACATTTATTAATGCGGTAGGTCATACCTATGTTAAAGACCCAATTATCGAGATTATAAAATAA
- a CDS encoding helix-turn-helix domain-containing protein has translation MQLTHRKPTANLLAYINRYYWRSSTTAVEAITMFPLVAGTGVDVYIHFDTSFSVNKQSLPTSHILCPRQYMDISMADSLDFIAIRFNHGAFRHFCDINFNELNNNFLTLQDLWKEDGDILINQLYYAKEITHREQLLNEFFSIQLLKHQKTNSILDQAMRTIYTNHNATCISDISKQLTMSTRHFERKFKEEFGFTPKKFQVVSRFESTLRKLFLTTETNYLSIVLDSGYYDQSHFIKDCMTYTNLSPTEILTHKDQSLHFYFKRKG, from the coding sequence ATGCAATTAACACATCGTAAGCCTACAGCTAATCTATTAGCTTATATCAATAGATATTATTGGAGAAGTTCTACTACAGCAGTAGAAGCGATTACTATGTTTCCTCTAGTAGCGGGTACAGGTGTCGATGTATATATACATTTCGACACCTCATTCTCTGTTAATAAACAATCGTTACCAACCTCTCATATCCTCTGCCCTCGTCAGTATATGGATATTAGTATGGCAGACAGTTTAGATTTTATCGCTATTCGTTTTAACCACGGTGCTTTTAGACATTTCTGTGACATCAATTTTAATGAGCTAAATAATAATTTTCTGACTCTACAGGACTTGTGGAAAGAAGATGGTGACATACTAATAAACCAACTATATTACGCTAAAGAAATCACTCACAGAGAACAACTCTTAAATGAGTTCTTTTCCATTCAACTCTTAAAACATCAAAAGACGAACAGCATTCTAGATCAAGCAATGCGTACGATATATACTAATCACAATGCCACTTGTATCAGTGATATCAGTAAGCAACTTACAATGAGTACTCGCCACTTCGAACGCAAGTTTAAAGAAGAGTTTGGTTTTACCCCTAAGAAGTTTCAAGTAGTAAGTCGATTCGAAAGTACCCTGCGCAAGTTATTTCTAACTACTGAAACTAACTACTTATCTATTGTGTTAGACAGTGGATACTATGATCAGTCTCACTTTATTAAAGACTGTATGACCTATACAAACTTATCCCCTACAGAGATTCTGACACATAAAGATCAGTCTTTGCATTTTTATTTTAAGAGGAAGGGGTAG